In Stenotrophomonas sp. ASS1, the following proteins share a genomic window:
- a CDS encoding serine/threonine-protein kinase: protein MPHTPDAPPHALKADSFGQILLVKGPDGPFVRRDLGATPLWLRLPAWWLARREARALRHIHGMADVPQLLAWDGRHLDRSFMAGDAMYQRPPRGDLAWFRSARRLLQQLHRNGVAHNDLAKEANWLVTEDGRPALIDFQLAVIGNPRSRWMRLLAREDLRHLLKHKRMYCRESLTPVEKRVLKRTSWVRELWFATGKPVYRFVTRRILHWEDNEGQGPKP, encoded by the coding sequence ATGCCGCATACGCCAGACGCTCCACCGCACGCTTTGAAGGCCGACAGCTTCGGCCAGATCCTTCTTGTGAAAGGGCCCGATGGCCCCTTCGTGCGCCGTGATCTGGGCGCCACACCGCTGTGGCTGCGGCTGCCGGCCTGGTGGCTGGCCCGCCGCGAAGCACGCGCGCTGCGCCACATCCACGGCATGGCCGATGTGCCGCAGCTGCTGGCGTGGGATGGCCGTCACCTCGACCGCAGCTTCATGGCCGGCGATGCCATGTACCAGCGTCCACCACGCGGTGACCTGGCCTGGTTCCGCTCGGCGCGTCGGCTGCTGCAGCAGCTGCACCGCAATGGCGTGGCCCACAACGATCTGGCCAAGGAAGCCAACTGGCTGGTCACCGAAGACGGTCGTCCAGCGCTGATCGACTTCCAGCTGGCGGTGATAGGCAACCCGCGCTCGCGCTGGATGCGGCTGCTGGCCCGCGAGGACCTGCGCCACCTGCTCAAGCACAAGCGCATGTATTGCCGCGAGTCGCTCACCCCGGTGGAGAAGCGCGTGCTCAAGCGCACCTCGTGGGTGCGCGAACTGTGGTTCGCTACCGGCAAGCCGGTCTATCGCTTCGTCACCCGCCGCATCCTGCATTGGGAAGACAACGAGGGGCAGGGACCGAAGCCGTGA
- a CDS encoding DUF2867 domain-containing protein yields the protein MSSASVVSRPPTACSVLRAQLPGADFVHACQATTRRDGRSALQAYRDMAATIPGWFDGLMALRNRGMRLLGMKHLGSLRAVQDVEDPQPGQRLGIFTLQSLDDDAIVLEDDDRHLRVQLALQWQGDVLEVATVVHTHNAFGRVYMLPVAPVHRLIVPHLLRKQVQAYR from the coding sequence GTGAGCAGTGCGTCCGTCGTGAGCAGGCCGCCAACTGCCTGCAGTGTGCTGCGTGCGCAATTGCCCGGTGCCGACTTCGTGCACGCCTGCCAGGCGACGACTCGTCGCGATGGGCGCTCGGCCCTGCAGGCCTACCGCGATATGGCCGCGACCATTCCCGGCTGGTTCGATGGGCTGATGGCACTGCGCAATCGCGGCATGCGCCTGCTCGGCATGAAGCACCTGGGCTCGTTGCGTGCGGTGCAGGATGTTGAGGATCCTCAACCCGGCCAGCGGCTGGGCATCTTCACCCTGCAGTCGCTGGACGACGATGCCATCGTGCTGGAAGACGACGACCGCCACCTGCGCGTGCAGCTGGCGCTGCAGTGGCAGGGCGACGTGCTGGAAGTGGCGACGGTGGTGCATACGCACAACGCGTTCGGGCGCGTGTACATGCTGCCGGTCGCCCCGGTGCATCGGTTGATCGTGCCGCATCTGCTGAGGAAGCAGGTGCAGGCGTACCGGTAG